TATTCTTAAAAATATTGACTTTCTGGGTGTCTCAATTCCAAGACCATGTAAAATTCGCGGCGAGAGTTATCTAGAGTTTAAACAAGGCACACTAAACTTTCTATTTCTAAGCCAATCACACAGCAAAACCCGCAGCTTAATGCAAATCTTCCTTGTTGATGAGCAAAGAAAGATTGCCCTCAAAACTGCTGTTCAGACAATCAGTCTATATCTATTATCTGAATTGTATGCGTATCTAATAGTGTTTGCTAGAGCTTCTGCAGGTTTAGAGACTGTAGAGCAATATGGATTTGTTATTAAAAATGTTATGTCTGGCCTTCGCTCTTTCAGAATGGAGGCTTTTCCTATACTCGCCGAGAATAAAAAAAACGCCCTGGACGTCCATTTAGAAATTGAAGGCATGTTTTCTCCGGGATCGGAAAATGAAACTACCCTTCTGGAATTGCAAGAAAGATTTGAGTTGGAAGTAATATACCAGTTTTGTTCGAAGATACAAGAATATCTTCGGAAAGTAGGTGGTGCTGTTGAATAGCATTATCAGCTTGCCGTAATACAATGCACCTATAACCTATGGGGAGATAACTGTCAAGTTGCATGACATCGAGACTGTCAAGAATTTTGCGTAAGTGAAAAAACTTCAATTCAAAAACCCTATTCTCCTGGTGTGAGAGCATCGCCAAGTTTTTTTTGTAACGCCAGGAAATTATCCATGTATTGGAGATGATGCTCGAGTCTTTGAATCTTCTTCTTCAACTCGGCAATCTGGTGCAGCTCACTGATATGTTGGGTTTTGGAACCTTGAGTGCCTGGAGTTGTTTTGAATATGGAGACGATGCCTCCTTACTCGAACTCACGACGCATTGCTGTATTTGATTGTTGTAGAGCTTTTCGAGCTTCGGCATCCCCCCAATCCGAAGTGTTGGCAGGCGTTAGCTTCCTGAACAACCTGGGTTATAGTCGGCGCTAAAGGTGCGGAGCTTGAACTTTTCGAGGGCTGGTTCAGTCTTGACTGGGTTACCAGGTAAAGGGTTGATGGCTGGCTTAAGCACGAGTGTTTTATCCTTGAGTAACCCGCTCTCATGTCTATGAGATCTGCGAAAGTGTTTGTCCTGGTCAAGGTTGACAAAGAGTGGTTATGACGGAGCTTGGAGTTAATTTCACCGAGTACGATACCGTCGGAAATGCCACTGAAATTATCGACCCCGTGGGGAACGAGACAAGATTCGTTTACGACGATCGCGATCGCAACACCCAGGAAATCATCACAACCGACGTTAGCGGCACGCCGACCGAGCTGACCCGGACTTACGAGTACGACGCTGTAGGCAACCGCATCGAGGCGACAGACCGGCTGGGTCGTACGCGACAGTTCATCTACGACGGGCTGAATCGCCAGACGGCAGAACTTTGGCTCGATCGCAACGGCGATATCACGCGAACCATCGCCTCAACCTATGACATTGCCAGTCGCCTAACCCGCGTCAACGACCCCGACTCCAGCTATCAATACGAGTACGACGATCGCGATCGCCTCACCGTAGTGGACAACGCGGGCACTCCGGGAGCGCCGCAGGTCGAACTGAGCTACAACTATGACGCCAACGGGAACTTGCTG
The Rubidibacter lacunae KORDI 51-2 genome window above contains:
- a CDS encoding RHS repeat-containing protein, encoding MTELGVNFTEYDTVGNATEIIDPVGNETRFVYDDRDRNTQEIITTDVSGTPTELTRTYEYDAVGNRIEATDRLGRTRQFIYDGLNRQTAELWLDRNGDITRTIASTYDIASRLTRVNDPDSSYQYEYDDRDRLTVVDNAGTPGAPQVELSYNYDANGNLLSVSEEIDEAAAGVTTYSYDDLNRLETQTQSGAGVSEKRVDYTYTPTGQFESISRYSDLAGTQFAIESVYDYDELNRLTNLTHSNLTEAIAFYDLTYDSAGRINSIDSVDGLVEYHTMRSGS